One window from the genome of Ailuropoda melanoleuca isolate Jingjing chromosome 5, ASM200744v2, whole genome shotgun sequence encodes:
- the LOC100484046 gene encoding histone H2B type 2-E, with the protein MPEPAKSAPVPKKGSKKAVTKAQKKDSKKRKRSRKESYSIYVYKVLKQVHPDTGISSKAMGIMNSFVNDIFERIAGEASRLAHYNKRSTITSREIQTAVRLLLPGELAKHAVSEGTKAVTKYTSSK; encoded by the coding sequence ATGCCAGAGCCTGCTAAGTCGGCCCCAGTCCCCAAAAAGGGCTCCAAGAAGGCGGTGACCAAGGCGCAGAAGAAGGACAGTAAGAAACGCAAACGCAGCCGTAAAGAGAGCTATTCTATCTACGTGTACAAGGTGCTGAAGCAGGTGCACCCCGACACCGGCATCTCGTCCAAGGCCATGGGCATCATGAACTCGTTCGTCAACGACATCTTCGAGCGCATCGCGGGCGAGGCGTCGCGCCTGGCGCATTACAACAAGCGCTCGACCATCACGTCCAGGGAGATCCAGACGGCCGTGCGCCTGCTGCTGCCCGGGGAGCTGGCCAAGCACGCCGTGTCCGAGGGCACCAAGGCCGTCACCAAGTACACCAGCTCCAAGTAA
- the LOC100483791 gene encoding histone H2A type 1-H, translating into MSGRGKQGGKARAKAKTRSSRAGLQFPVGRVHRLLRKGNYAERVGAGAPVYLAAVLEYLTAEILELAGNAARDNKKTRIIPRHLQLAICNDEELNKLLGRVTIAQGGVLPNIQAVLLPKKTESHHKAK; encoded by the coding sequence ATGTCCGGACGCGGGAAGCAGGGCGGCAAGGCTCGCGCCAAGGCCAAGACGCGCTCCTCGCGGGCGGGTCTCCAGTTCCCGGTGGGCCGTGTGCACCGCCTGCTCCGCAAGGGCAACTACGCCGAGCGGGTCGGGGCCGGCGCGCCCGTGTACCTGGCGGCCGTGCTGGAGTACCTGACGGCCGAGATCCTGGAGCTGGCGGGCAACGCGGCCCGCGACAACAAGAAGACGCGCATCATCCCGCGCCACCTGCAGCTGGCCATCTGCAACGACGAGGAGCTCAACAAGCTGCTGGGCCGCGTGACCATCGCGCAGGGCGGCGTCCTGCCCAACATCCAGGCCGTGCTGCTGCCCAAGAAGACCGAGAGCCACCACAAGGCCAAGTGA